A window of the Synechococcus sp. JA-3-3Ab genome harbors these coding sequences:
- the topA gene encoding type I DNA topoisomerase has product MPKLVIVESPTKARTIRGFLPAGYEVQASMGHVRDLPESASDIPEEVKGEEWSRLGVNVHANFEPLYVIPKDKRKVVKQLKEALKKADELILATDEDREGESISWHLQQVLQPKVPTRRMVFHEITREAIQEALQNCREVDEQLVRAQETRRILDRLVGYTLSPLLWKKIAPKLSAGRVQSVAVKLLVDRERERRAFKKATYWDLKADLQPRTASQAASFPAELVSLGGKRLASGQDFDPSTGQLIAGRDVVLLDQAQAEALRDRLLGKAWVVSSVEERPSTRKPAPPFTTSTLQQEANRKLRLSAQQTMRIAQKLYEEGYITYMRTDSVHLSEQAIRAARACVESMYGKEYLSPEPRQYTTKTKGAQEAHEAIRPAGSEFRLPSQTPLTGQELALYDLIWKRTVASQMAEARQTHTIVLIAVDDAVFRASGKRIDFPGFFRAYVEGSDDPEAALEDREVHLPLLRQGDPLSCLQLEPVGHETQPPPRYTEASLVKVLESEGIGRPSTYATILNTIMSRGYVRSMGNALVPTYTAFAVTELLEKYFPNLVNTRFTAEMEQTLDDIASGQADWLPYLRHFFLGEQGLEGQVKARELEIDSGLARSIYLENLPVKIGIGPYGPYVSVETESGEVRANLPEDIPPADLSAEHIEELIRRKQEGPKPIAFHPETQEPVYVIPQGPYGPYVQLGEVSEENKKPKRTSLPRGLKPEQVTPEIALGLLSLPRTLGEHPESGKKVQAGIGRFGPYVVCDGDFRSLPADEDVLTISLERALELLAQPKKGRGRGSAKPLRELGSHPEDGEPVTLHDGPYGLYVKHGKVNASLPKDLSPEAVTLEMALELLAEKEGKGQAKASRPAAAKRAKKAEAAPQKQQSHPTLLEAVSKARA; this is encoded by the coding sequence ATGCCCAAGCTGGTCATTGTCGAATCTCCCACCAAAGCCCGTACCATCCGCGGCTTCTTGCCCGCCGGCTATGAGGTGCAAGCCTCGATGGGACATGTACGCGATCTGCCGGAGTCGGCCTCTGACATTCCCGAAGAGGTGAAGGGAGAAGAGTGGAGCCGTCTCGGGGTCAATGTCCACGCCAACTTCGAGCCTCTCTACGTGATCCCCAAGGACAAAAGAAAGGTAGTCAAACAGCTGAAGGAGGCGCTTAAGAAAGCCGACGAGCTAATTCTGGCCACTGACGAAGACCGGGAGGGGGAAAGTATCAGTTGGCACCTGCAACAGGTGCTGCAGCCCAAGGTGCCCACCCGCCGCATGGTGTTCCACGAGATCACCCGCGAGGCCATTCAGGAGGCGCTGCAAAATTGCCGTGAGGTGGACGAGCAACTGGTGCGGGCCCAAGAGACGCGCCGCATCTTGGATCGCCTGGTGGGTTACACTCTGTCGCCGCTGCTGTGGAAAAAAATTGCCCCCAAACTCTCGGCAGGTCGGGTGCAGTCGGTGGCGGTGAAGCTCTTGGTGGATCGGGAGCGGGAGCGTCGCGCCTTTAAAAAAGCCACCTACTGGGATCTGAAAGCGGATTTGCAACCGAGGACAGCAAGCCAAGCGGCCTCTTTCCCGGCAGAGCTGGTGAGCCTGGGCGGCAAACGTCTGGCCAGCGGGCAAGACTTCGATCCCAGCACCGGGCAGCTCATAGCCGGACGGGATGTGGTGCTGTTGGATCAAGCCCAGGCCGAGGCCCTACGGGATCGCCTGCTGGGGAAAGCTTGGGTCGTCAGCTCGGTCGAAGAACGCCCCTCCACCCGCAAGCCCGCCCCTCCCTTCACCACTTCCACGCTGCAACAGGAGGCCAACCGCAAGCTGCGCCTGTCGGCTCAGCAGACGATGCGCATCGCCCAAAAGCTCTACGAAGAGGGCTACATCACCTACATGCGCACCGACTCGGTACACCTGTCGGAACAGGCCATCCGCGCCGCCCGCGCCTGCGTGGAGTCGATGTACGGCAAGGAGTACCTCAGCCCCGAACCTCGGCAGTACACCACCAAAACCAAAGGGGCGCAAGAAGCCCACGAGGCCATTCGTCCCGCCGGCTCGGAGTTTCGCCTGCCCAGCCAAACCCCCCTCACAGGGCAGGAGCTGGCCCTCTACGACCTGATCTGGAAGCGCACTGTCGCCAGCCAAATGGCCGAGGCGCGGCAGACCCACACCATCGTGCTCATCGCGGTGGACGATGCGGTGTTTCGGGCCAGCGGCAAGCGCATTGACTTTCCCGGCTTCTTCCGCGCCTATGTGGAGGGATCCGACGACCCAGAGGCGGCTTTGGAAGATCGGGAAGTGCATCTGCCCCTGTTGCGGCAGGGGGATCCCTTGAGCTGCCTGCAGTTGGAGCCGGTGGGCCACGAAACCCAGCCGCCGCCTCGCTATACGGAAGCATCCTTGGTCAAGGTGTTGGAAAGCGAGGGCATTGGCCGCCCCAGCACCTACGCCACCATCCTGAACACCATCATGAGCCGCGGCTACGTCAGGTCGATGGGGAACGCCCTCGTGCCCACCTACACCGCCTTTGCGGTGACCGAGCTGCTGGAAAAATACTTTCCCAACCTGGTGAACACCCGCTTCACTGCCGAGATGGAGCAAACCCTCGATGACATCGCTTCTGGCCAGGCAGACTGGTTGCCCTACTTGCGCCATTTCTTCCTGGGCGAGCAGGGCCTAGAAGGCCAGGTGAAGGCGCGCGAGTTGGAAATCGACTCCGGCCTGGCCCGCTCCATTTACCTGGAGAACCTGCCCGTCAAGATCGGCATCGGCCCCTACGGCCCCTATGTGTCGGTAGAGACTGAATCAGGAGAGGTGCGCGCCAACCTGCCGGAGGATATTCCCCCCGCCGATCTCAGCGCCGAACACATCGAGGAGCTCATCCGGCGCAAGCAGGAAGGTCCCAAGCCCATCGCCTTCCACCCGGAAACCCAAGAGCCGGTCTACGTAATTCCCCAGGGTCCCTACGGCCCCTATGTGCAGTTGGGAGAGGTGTCGGAGGAGAACAAAAAGCCCAAGCGCACCTCCCTGCCCAGAGGGCTGAAGCCGGAGCAGGTCACCCCTGAGATTGCCCTGGGGCTGCTCAGCCTGCCCCGCACGTTGGGGGAGCACCCGGAATCGGGGAAAAAGGTGCAGGCCGGCATTGGCCGCTTCGGCCCCTACGTGGTCTGCGACGGGGATTTCCGCTCGCTGCCTGCCGATGAGGATGTGCTGACCATCAGCCTAGAGCGGGCGCTAGAGCTGCTGGCCCAGCCCAAAAAAGGCCGTGGGCGCGGCTCGGCCAAGCCCCTGCGCGAGCTGGGATCCCATCCTGAGGATGGCGAGCCGGTCACCTTGCACGACGGCCCCTATGGTCTGTATGTCAAGCACGGCAAGGTAAACGCCTCACTGCCCAAAGATCTCTCCCCGGAAGCCGTGACGCTGGAGATGGCGCTGGAGTTGCTGGCGGAAAAAGAAGGCAAGGGCCAGGCAAAAGCCAGCCGACCAGCGGCGGCCAAGCGGGCCAAGAAGGCTGAAGCTGCTCCCCAGAAGCAACAATCCCATCCCACCCTGCTGGAGGCTGTCTCCAAAGCTCGGGCTTGA
- a CDS encoding VOC family protein, with protein MKLHHFSIRTADIFRSIAFYEGLGFVVEERFTAGITLACWMLSPWGRLELMQVPQPHPAPDPFGDPHYVGYYHPSLEIGPEWGSLADYLQHLEAQVPLTLLLPPQCQQIGGQVYEVAFIADPDGLPIELIRPQGCPGSE; from the coding sequence ATGAAGCTGCATCACTTTTCCATTCGCACCGCCGATATTTTTCGCTCCATCGCCTTTTACGAGGGTCTGGGCTTTGTGGTGGAAGAACGGTTTACCGCTGGGATCACCTTAGCCTGCTGGATGCTCAGCCCCTGGGGTCGCCTGGAGCTGATGCAGGTGCCGCAGCCCCATCCTGCGCCGGATCCTTTCGGGGATCCCCACTATGTGGGCTACTACCATCCCTCTTTGGAGATCGGCCCTGAATGGGGATCCCTGGCCGACTATCTACAGCATCTGGAGGCACAGGTGCCCCTTACCTTGCTGTTGCCGCCGCAGTGCCAGCAAATTGGCGGCCAAGTCTATGAGGTGGCGTTCATCGCCGATCCCGATGGCCTGCCGATCGAACTCATCCGCCCCCAGGGATGCCCAGGATCAGAATAA
- a CDS encoding DNA polymerase III subunit gamma/tau, whose protein sequence is MAVAGKYEPLHLKYRPQRFAEVVGQGAVVQTLANAIRLGRVAPAYLFCGPRGTGKTSSARILAKSLNCEQGPTPDPCQVCSQCRAITAGSSLDVIEIDAASNTGVDNIRELIERAQFAPVNSRYKVYVIDECHMLSNAAFNALLKTLEEPPPRVVFVLATTDPQRVLPTIVSRCQRFDFRRIPLDDMVAHLGQIAAQEGIPIAPEALHLVAQLAQGGLRDAERLLDQLSLLEGSITPEAVWDLVGGIPERQLLDLTDALLAQDVQAVLAQTRQLLERGREPLVVLQSLVVFYRDLLLAKTAPQQRQLAAVTDPTWAALQQRAPRYSVEMLLAAQSHLRQCEPQIRQSGQPQLWLEIALLDLLGQLRQSAVPLPSIEAKGGEPLPAVGPPTVGKTPSPTVPASEELTAPTTTLPETPAPSPAATGGSLPPSQTAKPSREKPASPEKAKDPHPLKLLRPRWEEFLENLRPITRGLLASGYLQQESLVGSDGTETLEITLAFPNKGLVDKVRSKEAELCSALHNLLQRPVRLNLVVQQGPSSRHREGSAGETSGREKAPPLAPAKLQSRTPRGDNLPKDLSPSPKAGSQSYGRVGQPPPAEPETPGENSIPPAQAAKPPSYHLAHELAEVARRFADHFNGSLIDLQGILASPEEATAELSALESLEAEGSPDLGEAYGPPATQSPLAPAEEELPF, encoded by the coding sequence ATGGCCGTTGCTGGCAAGTACGAACCCCTTCATTTGAAATACCGCCCGCAGCGCTTTGCCGAGGTGGTGGGCCAAGGGGCAGTCGTGCAGACTTTGGCCAATGCCATCCGGCTGGGGCGGGTGGCGCCGGCCTACTTGTTCTGTGGGCCGCGGGGCACCGGAAAAACCTCCAGCGCCCGCATCTTGGCCAAGTCTTTAAATTGCGAGCAGGGGCCAACGCCGGATCCCTGTCAGGTATGCAGCCAGTGCCGCGCCATCACCGCCGGCTCTTCTTTGGACGTGATTGAGATCGACGCGGCCAGCAACACCGGCGTAGACAACATCCGCGAGCTGATCGAGCGGGCCCAATTTGCGCCGGTAAATAGCCGCTACAAGGTCTATGTCATCGACGAGTGCCACATGCTCAGCAATGCCGCCTTCAACGCGTTGCTGAAGACGCTGGAAGAGCCGCCTCCTCGCGTGGTGTTTGTGCTGGCCACCACCGACCCCCAGCGGGTTCTGCCCACCATCGTTTCCCGCTGTCAGCGGTTTGACTTCCGCCGCATCCCCCTTGACGACATGGTGGCCCACCTGGGCCAGATCGCCGCCCAGGAAGGGATCCCCATTGCACCAGAAGCCTTGCACCTGGTGGCCCAACTGGCCCAGGGCGGGCTGCGGGACGCCGAGCGCCTGTTGGATCAGCTCAGCTTGCTGGAGGGATCCATCACCCCAGAAGCCGTATGGGACTTGGTGGGCGGGATCCCGGAGCGGCAGCTTTTGGATTTGACCGATGCGTTGCTGGCTCAGGATGTGCAGGCGGTGCTGGCCCAGACGCGACAATTGCTGGAGCGGGGCAGAGAGCCCCTGGTGGTGCTGCAGAGCCTGGTGGTTTTTTACCGGGATCTGCTGCTGGCCAAGACGGCCCCCCAACAGCGGCAGTTGGCGGCCGTAACGGATCCCACCTGGGCAGCTCTGCAGCAGCGGGCTCCTCGCTACTCGGTGGAGATGCTGCTGGCGGCCCAGAGCCACCTGCGCCAGTGCGAGCCGCAAATTCGCCAGAGCGGGCAACCCCAGCTTTGGTTGGAGATCGCCCTGCTGGATCTGCTGGGCCAGCTTCGCCAGAGTGCCGTCCCGCTGCCGTCAATAGAGGCCAAAGGCGGAGAGCCGCTCCCAGCCGTCGGCCCGCCAACGGTCGGAAAGACCCCTAGCCCCACCGTCCCAGCCAGCGAGGAGCTGACAGCTCCTACGACAACCCTTCCAGAGACCCCAGCCCCTTCCCCTGCTGCAACAGGGGGATCCCTCCCGCCGTCGCAAACGGCAAAGCCAAGTCGGGAGAAGCCGGCCAGCCCGGAAAAAGCGAAAGATCCGCATCCCCTCAAGCTGCTGCGGCCCCGGTGGGAGGAGTTTCTTGAAAACCTTCGCCCCATCACCAGAGGCCTATTGGCATCCGGCTATTTGCAGCAGGAGTCTCTCGTTGGCTCTGACGGGACGGAGACCTTAGAGATCACCCTTGCTTTTCCCAATAAGGGCTTAGTGGACAAGGTGCGCAGCAAAGAAGCCGAGCTCTGCTCTGCGCTCCACAACCTGCTGCAGCGCCCGGTGCGGCTAAATTTGGTGGTGCAGCAGGGACCTTCGTCCCGCCATCGTGAGGGGAGTGCTGGCGAAACCTCAGGTCGCGAAAAGGCTCCACCCCTCGCCCCTGCAAAGTTGCAGAGCCGAACCCCCAGGGGCGACAACCTCCCCAAAGACTTATCGCCATCTCCCAAGGCGGGATCCCAAAGCTACGGTAGAGTCGGGCAACCTCCTCCTGCTGAGCCAGAGACCCCTGGCGAGAACTCCATCCCGCCAGCGCAAGCGGCAAAGCCTCCCTCCTACCACCTTGCCCACGAGCTGGCGGAGGTGGCCCGCCGCTTTGCCGACCATTTCAACGGCAGCCTGATAGATTTGCAAGGGATCCTGGCCTCGCCCGAGGAGGCGACGGCAGAACTGTCCGCTCTCGAGAGCCTGGAAGCAGAGGGATCCCCGGATCTGGGTGAAGCCTACGGCCCGCCGGCAACCCAGTCCCCCCTAGCCCCCGCAGAGGAGGAGCTACCTTTCTAG
- the coaE gene encoding dephospho-CoA kinase (Dephospho-CoA kinase (CoaE) performs the final step in coenzyme A biosynthesis.): MRIIGLTGGIATGKSTVARILERHGIPVADADQMARQALAVGSPIRERVLQRYGRAIQDPSGALDRRQLGRIVFADAAERAWLEAQIHPFVKARLREFLEAHGASAPPEEATEARPSCQCPHGEGHPTVCLMIPLLFEAHMENWASEIWVVTCTPEQQRQRLAQRDLLTAAEIEARLASQWPLEEKARRAHVVLDNSGSLAQLEAQVRQALGAHPREGGAICPTPPSRIE; encoded by the coding sequence ATGAGAATCATCGGCCTGACGGGCGGCATAGCCACAGGCAAATCCACGGTGGCCCGCATCTTGGAACGGCACGGGATCCCGGTGGCCGATGCAGATCAGATGGCGCGGCAAGCCCTAGCGGTGGGATCCCCCATCCGCGAGCGGGTGCTGCAGCGCTACGGCCGGGCCATCCAGGATCCCTCTGGAGCGCTGGATCGCCGCCAGTTGGGGCGGATTGTCTTTGCCGATGCCGCCGAGCGGGCCTGGCTGGAAGCCCAGATCCATCCTTTTGTCAAAGCGCGGCTGCGGGAGTTTCTCGAGGCCCACGGGGCATCTGCGCCGCCTGAGGAAGCGACTGAGGCTCGACCCAGTTGCCAATGTCCTCACGGGGAAGGCCATCCCACCGTTTGCCTGATGATCCCGCTCCTGTTTGAGGCCCACATGGAAAACTGGGCCAGCGAGATCTGGGTGGTGACCTGTACCCCGGAGCAGCAGCGGCAGCGGCTGGCGCAGCGGGATCTGCTGACGGCGGCAGAAATCGAGGCGCGCCTGGCCAGCCAGTGGCCCCTAGAAGAAAAGGCCCGTCGCGCCCATGTAGTGCTGGACAATTCCGGATCCCTGGCGCAGCTGGAAGCCCAGGTTAGGCAAGCCCTGGGGGCTCACCCCAGAGAAGGAGGGGCCATTTGCCCCACCCCGCCGAGCCGGATAGAGTGA
- the cimA gene encoding citramalate synthase, whose product MKTEADSPVAITLYDTTLRDGAQREGLSLSVPDKVQIAKLLDRLGIPFIEGGWPGANPKDGQFFWQLREEPLEQAELVAFCSTRKPGRRAADDPLLQAILAAGTRYVTVFGKSWDLHVTEGLGTTLQENLAMIRDTIAYLRSQGRRVIYDAEHWFDAYRHNPDYALQTLVAAAEAGAEWLVLCDTNGGSLPHEIAAITAAVLAESHHLGHLPLGIHTHNDSGTAVANALAAVQSGARMVQGTINGYGERCGNADLCSVIPNLQLKLGYRCLPEGKLQHLTEISRAISEVVNLAPDDHAPFVGRSAFAHKGGIHVSAVQKNPLTYEHIAPEQVGNCRRIVVSDQAGLSNILSKVAEFGIRLDKSDPQARLILERLKTLELQGYQFEAAEASFELLVRELLGQRSHPFEVLSFHVSATTRSDWSSKDWDPSGEATEVQSLAAVKIAVRGQTRVTAAEGNGPVAALDGALRKALLEFYPQLEAIHLADYKVRILDGRAGTSAKTRVLVEFSDGHRRWTTVGVSTNIIEASCRALVEGFEYSLLTEPCLSPPSTQRASP is encoded by the coding sequence ATGAAGACTGAAGCAGATTCTCCGGTCGCCATCACCCTCTACGACACCACGCTGCGGGATGGGGCGCAGCGGGAGGGGCTGTCGCTGTCGGTGCCAGATAAGGTGCAGATTGCCAAGCTGCTGGATCGGCTGGGGATCCCCTTTATTGAGGGGGGCTGGCCGGGGGCCAATCCCAAAGATGGACAATTTTTCTGGCAACTGCGGGAAGAGCCGCTGGAGCAGGCGGAGCTGGTGGCCTTTTGCTCCACCCGCAAGCCGGGGCGGCGGGCAGCCGATGACCCCCTGCTGCAGGCCATCTTGGCGGCGGGAACCCGCTACGTGACGGTTTTTGGCAAGTCTTGGGATCTGCATGTTACGGAGGGGCTGGGCACCACGCTGCAGGAAAACCTGGCCATGATCCGCGACACCATCGCCTATTTGCGCTCCCAAGGGCGGCGGGTGATCTACGATGCCGAGCACTGGTTCGACGCCTACCGCCACAACCCCGACTACGCCCTGCAAACCCTCGTGGCGGCTGCCGAGGCAGGGGCGGAGTGGCTGGTTCTCTGCGATACCAACGGCGGATCCCTGCCCCACGAGATCGCCGCCATCACGGCAGCCGTCTTGGCCGAATCCCATCACCTGGGGCATTTGCCCTTGGGGATCCACACCCACAACGACTCTGGCACTGCTGTGGCCAATGCCCTGGCGGCAGTACAGTCGGGGGCGCGCATGGTGCAGGGCACCATCAACGGCTACGGGGAGCGCTGTGGCAATGCCGACCTGTGCAGCGTTATCCCCAACTTACAACTCAAGCTAGGCTACCGCTGTCTGCCCGAGGGAAAGCTGCAACACCTAACAGAGATCTCCCGCGCCATCAGTGAGGTGGTCAACCTGGCCCCGGACGACCATGCTCCTTTCGTGGGCCGATCCGCCTTTGCCCACAAGGGTGGGATCCATGTCAGCGCTGTTCAGAAAAACCCTCTTACCTACGAGCACATTGCTCCGGAGCAGGTGGGCAACTGCCGGCGCATCGTCGTTTCGGATCAGGCGGGGTTGAGCAATATCCTCAGCAAGGTGGCCGAGTTCGGGATCCGGCTGGACAAGTCGGATCCCCAGGCCCGCTTGATCCTAGAGCGGCTGAAGACCTTGGAGCTGCAGGGCTACCAGTTTGAGGCCGCTGAGGCCAGCTTTGAGCTCTTGGTGCGGGAGCTGTTGGGGCAGCGCTCGCATCCGTTTGAGGTGCTCAGCTTCCATGTCAGCGCCACCACCCGCTCCGACTGGAGCAGCAAAGACTGGGATCCCAGCGGCGAGGCAACGGAGGTGCAGTCCTTGGCGGCGGTGAAGATTGCGGTGCGGGGGCAGACGCGGGTGACGGCAGCGGAAGGCAATGGGCCGGTGGCGGCTTTGGATGGGGCGCTGCGCAAAGCCTTGCTGGAGTTTTACCCGCAACTGGAGGCCATTCACCTGGCCGACTACAAGGTGCGCATCTTGGACGGGCGGGCCGGCACCTCGGCCAAGACGCGGGTGCTGGTGGAGTTTAGCGACGGCCACCGCCGTTGGACCACGGTGGGAGTTTCCACCAACATCATCGAAGCCTCCTGCCGGGCCTTGGTGGAAGGCTTTGAGTATAGTCTCTTAACAGAACCTTGCCTTTCCCCACCCTCTACCCAAAGGGCCTCGCCTTGA
- the ebsA gene encoding type IV pilus biogenesis protein EbsA codes for MALQLEPAGPSEVSVYQPYYAVARRQYLPLAVGLYKKGSLEGQRAIEGDKPVRFLASWHTSLLPADLTVVQVVFDQDAELTYQLSIVNYEFVDYLIDLVALVQRGQPPDFTTAFYKKLMRYED; via the coding sequence ATGGCTCTGCAGCTCGAACCCGCCGGCCCGTCGGAAGTGTCCGTCTATCAGCCCTATTACGCGGTTGCCCGCCGGCAGTACCTGCCCCTGGCCGTGGGCCTTTACAAAAAAGGCAGCCTGGAAGGACAGAGGGCCATCGAGGGAGACAAGCCCGTGCGTTTCCTGGCCAGTTGGCACACGTCGCTGTTGCCCGCAGATCTGACCGTGGTGCAGGTGGTCTTCGATCAGGATGCCGAGCTCACTTACCAGCTCTCCATCGTCAACTACGAGTTTGTGGACTACCTCATCGACCTGGTAGCGCTGGTGCAGCGGGGGCAGCCGCCGGATTTCACCACCGCCTTTTACAAAAAGTTGATGCGGTATGAAGACTGA
- the larE gene encoding ATP-dependent sacrificial sulfur transferase LarE gives MLQQKFEQLAQILAKMGRVLVAYSGGVDSSLVAKLAWDQLGEGALAVTAASPALLPEDLEEAIWQAQSIGIRHQIVETQELQDPRYAANPANRCYFCKSHLHDLLCRLAQAQGYDYVVDGLNADDLADYRPGVQAARERGVRSPLAEVGMSKLEVRQLSRHLGLPWWDKPAQPCLSSRFPYGEAITAEKLRRVGAAERYLRSLGWHQVRVRSEKDTARIELPPHQIREFVQKTDLEALVRALQSFGYLYVSLDLEGYRSGKLNRALNPPPPTTG, from the coding sequence GTGCTGCAGCAAAAGTTTGAGCAGCTTGCCCAGATCTTGGCCAAGATGGGGCGGGTCTTGGTGGCCTACTCAGGCGGGGTGGATAGCAGCCTGGTGGCCAAGCTGGCCTGGGATCAGTTGGGGGAGGGGGCCCTGGCCGTCACTGCCGCCTCCCCTGCCCTTTTGCCCGAAGATCTGGAGGAGGCCATCTGGCAAGCCCAATCCATCGGCATCCGCCACCAGATCGTCGAGACCCAGGAGCTGCAGGATCCCCGCTACGCCGCCAACCCCGCTAACCGCTGCTACTTCTGCAAAAGCCACTTGCATGACCTGCTGTGCCGGCTGGCGCAAGCCCAAGGATACGACTACGTGGTGGATGGCCTCAACGCCGACGATCTGGCCGACTACCGGCCGGGAGTGCAGGCAGCTCGAGAGCGGGGCGTGCGTTCCCCCCTGGCGGAGGTGGGGATGAGCAAGCTGGAGGTGCGGCAACTGTCTCGCCATCTGGGCCTGCCCTGGTGGGATAAGCCGGCTCAGCCCTGCCTCAGCTCCCGCTTTCCCTATGGCGAGGCCATCACTGCCGAGAAGCTGCGCCGAGTGGGGGCGGCAGAGCGCTATTTGCGCAGCTTGGGCTGGCACCAGGTGCGGGTGCGCTCCGAGAAAGATACTGCTCGCATCGAACTGCCCCCTCACCAGATCCGAGAGTTTGTGCAAAAAACCGATCTGGAAGCGCTGGTCAGGGCTCTGCAATCCTTCGGCTACCTCTACGTCAGTCTCGATTTGGAGGGCTACCGCAGCGGCAAGCTCAACCGCGCCCTCAACCCGCCCCCGCCGACAACGGGCTGA
- a CDS encoding DUF3769 domain-containing protein, whose amino-acid sequence MKGFWWLWLCLGVFGLATAAPASAQKDQVAAAQPGDTSAPDTLADRTLRLRSDRQTFDQRAQVFQAEGNVEMRLGRSVLRADRLRIELQQRRAVAEGNVSVELHRQRIQGSRLEYDFEREQGVLEEAFGQVDIGQLQAAGSPAAALSPQRLVRFRAVRIRFAANNWEGEQVQLTNDPLDPPELEIRSPRVTSALQPDGSSLLMAEAGQLVFDQVFFLPLPIRLRLDSFNRQPPVSLFYDDFDREELRRGLILQANIELLQDPNLSLVLSPQLYPQRLWGSLQGIRDGVGLRTDFRWRQPEANAQTSLFAELRGIVFEEFARRLRAQVEHRVTTGDGGQVTYTYAYRERFFSGRLGFQIVENRFGVSYNSPTLLLGDTGLNFSYRIAADSIDALGQLGDIDTDPDLALAKTTDRIQLTRLQLGATVSRSFPIWRPPKTAADPPPRFSALPIEQGIWLNTGLSSSQSFYSNGRAQSYTAGSIGLDAVIGAFVADTFDYTNLRVTYSNGFLAGASPFLFDRITTREQLVLGFLQQLYGPLRVGAETTLDLQSGQQVDTTYRLGYDRRTYGFSLQYNPVRQSGALELRVEGLNWDPRQSSPKPTTGASLHEP is encoded by the coding sequence ATGAAAGGGTTTTGGTGGCTCTGGCTTTGCTTGGGGGTGTTTGGCCTGGCAACGGCTGCTCCTGCCTCAGCCCAGAAAGACCAGGTGGCAGCCGCTCAGCCTGGGGATACGAGTGCCCCCGATACCCTTGCGGATCGCACGTTACGGCTGCGCTCCGACCGCCAAACCTTCGACCAACGGGCGCAGGTTTTCCAGGCGGAAGGAAATGTGGAGATGCGGCTGGGCCGCTCTGTGCTGCGGGCAGACCGCCTGCGCATCGAGCTGCAACAGCGGCGAGCCGTGGCCGAGGGCAATGTCTCGGTGGAGCTGCATCGGCAGCGCATCCAGGGATCCCGCCTGGAATACGACTTTGAGCGGGAGCAGGGAGTTTTGGAAGAGGCCTTCGGGCAGGTGGATATCGGCCAGTTGCAGGCCGCCGGATCCCCGGCAGCGGCCCTCTCGCCGCAGCGGCTGGTGCGCTTTCGCGCCGTTCGCATCCGCTTCGCTGCCAACAACTGGGAAGGAGAGCAAGTGCAGTTGACCAACGACCCGCTAGATCCGCCAGAGCTGGAGATCCGCAGCCCGCGAGTGACCTCCGCCCTGCAGCCGGATGGTTCCAGCCTGCTGATGGCCGAGGCGGGGCAACTGGTTTTCGACCAGGTCTTTTTTTTGCCCCTGCCCATTCGGCTGCGTCTTGACTCCTTCAACCGTCAGCCTCCGGTCAGCCTTTTTTACGATGACTTCGACCGGGAAGAACTGCGGCGCGGCCTGATCCTGCAAGCCAACATCGAGCTGCTGCAGGATCCCAACCTCAGCTTGGTGCTCTCCCCCCAACTGTATCCGCAGCGCCTCTGGGGGAGCCTCCAAGGGATCCGCGATGGGGTTGGGCTGCGGACGGATTTTCGTTGGCGGCAACCGGAAGCCAATGCCCAAACCTCGCTGTTTGCCGAGCTGCGCGGGATCGTCTTCGAGGAATTTGCTCGGCGCTTGCGGGCGCAGGTCGAACACCGCGTTACCACCGGCGACGGCGGCCAAGTCACCTACACCTATGCTTATCGGGAGCGTTTTTTCAGCGGGCGGCTGGGGTTTCAGATCGTGGAAAATCGCTTCGGTGTCAGCTACAACTCGCCCACCCTCCTTCTCGGCGACACCGGCTTGAATTTCAGCTACCGCATAGCCGCCGACTCCATCGACGCCCTAGGACAACTCGGCGACATCGACACCGATCCCGATCTAGCCCTGGCCAAGACCACCGACCGCATCCAGCTCACCCGACTGCAACTGGGGGCAACCGTGAGCCGCTCCTTTCCCATTTGGCGGCCCCCCAAGACGGCAGCAGATCCCCCACCCCGCTTTTCCGCTTTGCCCATCGAACAGGGAATCTGGCTCAACACCGGCCTCAGCAGCAGCCAGTCGTTCTACTCCAATGGCCGTGCCCAAAGCTATACTGCCGGCAGCATTGGCCTCGACGCGGTAATCGGGGCTTTCGTGGCCGATACCTTCGACTACACCAACCTGAGGGTGACCTACTCCAATGGCTTTTTGGCGGGGGCCTCGCCGTTTTTGTTCGACCGCATCACCACGCGGGAGCAGCTTGTTCTGGGCTTTTTACAGCAACTGTACGGCCCGCTGCGGGTGGGGGCCGAAACCACACTGGATCTCCAATCCGGCCAGCAGGTGGATACCACCTATCGCCTGGGTTACGACCGCCGCACCTATGGATTTAGCTTGCAATACAATCCGGTGCGTCAGTCGGGGGCGCTGGAGCTGCGGGTGGAGGGCCTGAACTGGGATCCCCGCCAGTCCTCGCCGAAGCCGACGACCGGAGCGAGCCTCCACGAGCCGTGA